In Populus nigra chromosome 1, ddPopNigr1.1, whole genome shotgun sequence, one genomic interval encodes:
- the LOC133668741 gene encoding uncharacterized protein LOC133668741 isoform X2, translating to MERVKAQEEDEEQSNQNWSETVEDLVTAGDTEGAITLLETEVSRLETLNPSEAANLQLVSALTELANLYSSKHFSLKSDELLSRASLINQRPSGDVESVEKEDGISKCNAVSNDDWEAIADHAPDELLSPRSLPSVSNICLEDAKVQTSKRRGRGPFTYKKHELYSDRQSDATLVDDVDDEDLGRSTQNTELTNSKYGTHHVLVLADFPPSMRTTDLEKLFEDFKDRGFVIRWINDTAALAVFQTPSIALEARNHIQCSFTVRILDEDDELMGSIPTKDLEPPRQRPKTSARTAQRLIAHGMGLKLPMAFGSRELKSQEETRKNRIVTRQKMKDDAWGDD from the exons ATGGAGAGAGTGAAAGcacaagaagaagatgaagaacaaTCAAACCAAAACTGGAGTGAAACAGTAGAAGATCTGGTGACAGCCGGTGACACAGAAGGAGCCATAACTCTTCTTGAAACTGAGGTTTCAAGGCTCGAAACTTTGAACCCATCAGAGGCGGCGAATCTTCAATTGGTTTCTGCATTAACAGAGTTGGCGAATCTTTACTCTTCTAAACATTTCTCCCTCAAATCTGATGAACTTCTCTCTCGGGCTTCTCTCATTAATCAACGCCCTTCCGg tGATGTGGAGAGTGTGGAGAAGGAAGATGGGATTTCAAAGTGCAATGCTGTTTCTAATGATG ATTGGGAAGCTATTGCAGATCATGCGCCTGATGAATTGCTCTCACCACGATCCTTACCTTCTGTATCAAATATTTGCTTGGAAGATGCAAAAGTTCAAACTTCCAAAAGGCGTGGACGGGGACCATTCACGTACAAAAAGCATGAACTGTATAGCGATCGACAATCGGATGCAACTCTTGTTGATGATGTAGATGATGAAGATTTGGGCAGAAGTACACAAAATACAGAATTGACAAATT CTAAATATGGCACACATCATGTTCTTGTTCTGGCTGACTTTCCACCAAGTATGAGGACAACAGATCTAGAAAAGCTTTTTGAAGACTTTAAAGATCGTGGATTTGTTATTCGCTGGATCAATGATACAGCGGCTCTTGCAGTATTCCAAACACCATCAATTG CACTTGAGGCACGCAACCACATTCAATGTTCATTTACTGTGCGTATTCTTGATGAGGATGATGAACTCATGGGCTCAATCCCAACAAAAG ATCTGGAGCCTCCTCGTCAAAGGCCAAAGACATCAGCAAGAACTGCCCAAAGGCTAATAGCTCATGGAATGGGATTGAAATTGCCAATGGCCTTTGGTTCGAGAGAACTGAAGAGCCAGGAAGAAACCAGAAAGAATCGGATAGTTACAAGGCAGAAAATGAAAGACGATGCATGGGGTGATGATTGA
- the LOC133668741 gene encoding uncharacterized protein LOC133668741 isoform X1 has protein sequence MERVKAQEEDEEQSNQNWSETVEDLVTAGDTEGAITLLETEVSRLETLNPSEAANLQLVSALTELANLYSSKHFSLKSDELLSRASLINQRPSGDVESVEKEDGISKCNAVSNDGHLEKSSNPRDDVSPCSDDDWEAIADHAPDELLSPRSLPSVSNICLEDAKVQTSKRRGRGPFTYKKHELYSDRQSDATLVDDVDDEDLGRSTQNTELTNSKYGTHHVLVLADFPPSMRTTDLEKLFEDFKDRGFVIRWINDTAALAVFQTPSIALEARNHIQCSFTVRILDEDDELMGSIPTKDLEPPRQRPKTSARTAQRLIAHGMGLKLPMAFGSRELKSQEETRKNRIVTRQKMKDDAWGDD, from the exons ATGGAGAGAGTGAAAGcacaagaagaagatgaagaacaaTCAAACCAAAACTGGAGTGAAACAGTAGAAGATCTGGTGACAGCCGGTGACACAGAAGGAGCCATAACTCTTCTTGAAACTGAGGTTTCAAGGCTCGAAACTTTGAACCCATCAGAGGCGGCGAATCTTCAATTGGTTTCTGCATTAACAGAGTTGGCGAATCTTTACTCTTCTAAACATTTCTCCCTCAAATCTGATGAACTTCTCTCTCGGGCTTCTCTCATTAATCAACGCCCTTCCGg tGATGTGGAGAGTGTGGAGAAGGAAGATGGGATTTCAAAGTGCAATGCTGTTTCTAATGATG GGCatcttgagaaatcatcgaaTCCACGTGATGATGTTTCACCTTGCTCAGATGATG ATTGGGAAGCTATTGCAGATCATGCGCCTGATGAATTGCTCTCACCACGATCCTTACCTTCTGTATCAAATATTTGCTTGGAAGATGCAAAAGTTCAAACTTCCAAAAGGCGTGGACGGGGACCATTCACGTACAAAAAGCATGAACTGTATAGCGATCGACAATCGGATGCAACTCTTGTTGATGATGTAGATGATGAAGATTTGGGCAGAAGTACACAAAATACAGAATTGACAAATT CTAAATATGGCACACATCATGTTCTTGTTCTGGCTGACTTTCCACCAAGTATGAGGACAACAGATCTAGAAAAGCTTTTTGAAGACTTTAAAGATCGTGGATTTGTTATTCGCTGGATCAATGATACAGCGGCTCTTGCAGTATTCCAAACACCATCAATTG CACTTGAGGCACGCAACCACATTCAATGTTCATTTACTGTGCGTATTCTTGATGAGGATGATGAACTCATGGGCTCAATCCCAACAAAAG ATCTGGAGCCTCCTCGTCAAAGGCCAAAGACATCAGCAAGAACTGCCCAAAGGCTAATAGCTCATGGAATGGGATTGAAATTGCCAATGGCCTTTGGTTCGAGAGAACTGAAGAGCCAGGAAGAAACCAGAAAGAATCGGATAGTTACAAGGCAGAAAATGAAAGACGATGCATGGGGTGATGATTGA